Proteins from a single region of Tautonia marina:
- a CDS encoding efflux RND transporter periplasmic adaptor subunit: protein MNAFAFVWKRPITLILLVFGLVSGGLLAADQLGVVDVAPALNKAGIEMTTLLDRVKGMAMAAASEAEEEPEHEHHTIVVTSPEVMDVTITEPYVCQIHSRRHIDVCALEGGYLQEILVSEGQTVKKGDLMFKVLPTLYQAKLEAKEAEAQLAELEYINTKNLADKNVVSQNEVKLLQAKLARAQAEAELARAELNFTNVVAPFDGMVDRLHSFQGSLITEGEVLTTLSDNSVMWVYFNVPEARYLEYMADQGQEKREDQIELRLANGKLFSQIGTIGAIEANFNNETGNIAFRADFPNPEGLLRHGQTGTVLISRVHKDAVVIPQRATFELLDKRYVFVIDEEGIVHQRLISFEHEKEDIFLIENGLTASDRIVLEGVREVRDGEEVEFEYQEPSEVLAHQKFHAE from the coding sequence ATGAACGCGTTTGCTTTTGTCTGGAAACGGCCGATCACCCTGATCCTGCTGGTGTTCGGGCTGGTCTCGGGAGGACTCCTGGCTGCAGACCAGTTAGGCGTTGTTGATGTCGCCCCGGCTCTCAATAAGGCGGGCATCGAGATGACCACCCTGCTCGACAGGGTCAAAGGGATGGCCATGGCCGCTGCGTCCGAGGCCGAAGAGGAGCCCGAACACGAGCATCACACGATCGTGGTGACCAGCCCCGAAGTCATGGACGTCACCATCACCGAGCCCTATGTTTGCCAGATCCACTCTCGGCGGCACATCGACGTCTGCGCGCTGGAGGGCGGGTATCTCCAGGAGATCCTGGTCAGCGAGGGTCAGACGGTGAAGAAGGGCGACCTGATGTTCAAGGTCCTCCCAACGCTCTACCAGGCGAAGCTCGAGGCCAAGGAGGCGGAGGCCCAGCTCGCAGAGTTGGAGTACATCAACACCAAAAACCTGGCCGACAAAAACGTCGTCTCCCAGAACGAGGTGAAGTTGCTCCAGGCCAAGCTGGCGCGGGCTCAGGCTGAAGCGGAGCTGGCCCGGGCAGAGTTGAATTTCACCAATGTCGTCGCGCCCTTCGACGGCATGGTTGATCGCCTGCACAGTTTCCAGGGCAGTTTGATCACCGAGGGAGAGGTTCTCACAACGCTGTCCGACAACAGCGTGATGTGGGTCTATTTTAACGTACCAGAGGCCCGCTACCTCGAATACATGGCCGACCAAGGCCAGGAGAAAAGGGAGGATCAAATCGAACTTCGACTGGCCAACGGCAAGTTGTTCTCGCAGATTGGCACGATTGGCGCGATCGAGGCCAATTTCAACAACGAGACCGGCAACATTGCATTCCGGGCGGACTTTCCCAACCCGGAGGGACTGCTCCGGCATGGCCAGACGGGCACGGTGCTGATCAGCCGGGTCCACAAGGACGCCGTGGTCATTCCACAGCGGGCGACCTTCGAGCTGCTCGACAAGCGATACGTCTTCGTCATCGACGAGGAGGGCATCGTGCACCAGCGTCTGATCTCTTTCGAGCACGAGAAGGAAGACATCTTCCTCATTGAGAACGGCCTGACCGCGTCCGATCGGATCGTCCTCGAAGGGGTCCGAGAGGTCCGCGACGGTGAGGAGGTCGAGTTCGAATATCAGGAGCCGAGCGAAGTCCTCGCGCACCAGAAATTCCACGCGGAATAA